Proteins from one Bacteroidia bacterium genomic window:
- a CDS encoding M14 family metallopeptidase: MRILITILILLFSISLLFSQNNKLITYFEKSNYLETPRYDSTIAFCKALAKLSPIIHYSSFGVSPEGRELPVLIADKDHISDISLLKKTGRVILLIQACIHAGEPDGKDAGFLLFRDFISDKNISKYLDNVSVVFIPILNVDGHERWSAYNRINQNGPKEMGWRTNANNLNLNRDYIKAEASETKAWIELFNKLDPDFFIDSHVTDGADYIYPITYGIEINGNMDSNLTNWQKNIFLPSITNLMEKVNYPIFHYVSFREWHNIESGLESWVTPPMLSNGYTAMVNCPGFLIESHMLKDYKTRVLSTYKMFEYSLQILNNSGNELKKFRKEANSYSASEKFRNKPFPLEFNYTSDSTIIEFKGMEYTQEKSDLTGGTWFKFGKTIKNYKLPYFNNIIPTIFANLPKYYVVPKQYTFVEDILKTHNINYNITKTDTTIEVSTYYFSDVKFSDTPYEGRQRVNSFKADSIKIKIQLPTGSILVPLNQSKSRLVAHILEPKSDASLLKFGYFNTIFEQKEYGESYVLEPLAREMLANDAKLKADFENELKVNPDFKKNSYEMLNWFYVRSKYADKQQNIYPIGKIF; encoded by the coding sequence ATGAGAATTTTAATTACAATTTTAATATTGCTTTTTTCGATATCATTATTGTTTTCGCAAAATAATAAGCTGATTACTTATTTCGAAAAATCAAATTATTTAGAGACACCACGCTACGATTCAACAATAGCATTTTGCAAGGCATTAGCCAAATTATCACCAATTATACATTACAGCTCATTTGGTGTTAGTCCTGAAGGCAGAGAATTACCCGTATTAATTGCCGATAAAGATCATATTTCAGATATCTCTTTATTAAAAAAAACAGGAAGAGTTATTTTGCTAATACAGGCTTGTATTCATGCAGGTGAACCAGATGGTAAGGATGCAGGCTTTCTACTTTTCAGAGATTTTATTTCAGACAAAAATATTTCAAAATATCTTGATAATGTTTCAGTAGTTTTTATTCCAATATTAAACGTTGATGGGCATGAGAGGTGGAGTGCATACAACAGAATAAATCAAAATGGACCAAAGGAAATGGGCTGGCGAACAAATGCCAATAATCTGAATTTAAATCGTGATTATATAAAAGCTGAAGCATCTGAAACGAAAGCATGGATTGAATTATTCAATAAATTAGATCCAGATTTTTTTATTGACAGTCATGTTACTGACGGTGCTGATTATATTTACCCGATAACATATGGTATTGAGATTAATGGAAATATGGATTCTAATTTAACCAATTGGCAAAAAAATATTTTTCTTCCTTCAATTACCAACCTAATGGAGAAAGTAAATTATCCTATATTTCATTATGTTAGTTTTAGAGAATGGCATAATATAGAAAGTGGATTGGAAAGCTGGGTTACTCCTCCTATGTTATCAAATGGTTATACTGCAATGGTTAATTGCCCTGGATTTTTGATTGAATCGCACATGCTCAAGGATTATAAAACAAGAGTTCTTTCAACATATAAAATGTTTGAATACAGTTTACAGATATTAAATAATTCTGGAAATGAACTAAAAAAATTCAGAAAAGAAGCTAATTCATATTCTGCATCTGAAAAATTCAGAAACAAACCTTTTCCGCTAGAGTTCAATTATACAAGCGATAGTACAATTATTGAGTTTAAAGGAATGGAATATACTCAGGAAAAAAGTGATTTAACAGGTGGTACATGGTTTAAATTTGGTAAAACTATAAAAAATTATAAATTACCTTACTTTAATAACATTATACCAACAATATTTGCAAACCTGCCTAAATATTATGTGGTTCCTAAACAATATACATTTGTTGAAGATATATTAAAAACTCATAACATTAATTACAATATTACTAAAACAGATACTACAATAGAAGTCTCTACATATTATTTTTCTGACGTTAAATTTTCTGATACTCCATATGAAGGAAGGCAAAGAGTAAATTCTTTTAAAGCCGATTCGATAAAAATAAAAATTCAATTACCAACTGGTTCAATTTTGGTTCCACTAAACCAATCAAAATCAAGATTAGTTGCACATATTTTAGAACCGAAGTCAGATGCTTCACTTTTAAAATTTGGATATTTCAATACAATATTTGAACAAAAAGAATATGGTGAATCATATGTTTTGGAACCTCTTGCTCGTGAAATGCTGGCAAATGACGCTAAATTAAAAGCTGATTTTGAAAATGAACTTAAAGTAAATCCCGACTTTAAAAAGAATTCATACGAAATGTTGAATTGGTTTTATGTGAGATCTAAATATGCAGATAAGCAACAAAATATATATCCGATTGGGAAAATATTTTAG
- a CDS encoding alpha/beta fold hydrolase: MLRLLIILAVLTLIVSCSFEKMFYYPNKSLNRQKEADSLGFEHVNFASKNRNIIDGYYVAPIDSAIGAILLLHGNAGNISDQISSLLILQKAGFEVLVIDYQGFGNSQGEVSHQNLVDDAECALIYLKEKTKGRNIPIVVLGRSIGGHLAVKIAHDHQKEIKALVIEGAFTNHHAIAVEISPFWLQPFAQILVKSKYKASTLIKDISIPKLIIHSTEDEVIPYWMGTELYNNAQSPKEFWEIKGRHIYGMWLYTDEYMSKLKKLIVK, translated from the coding sequence ATGCTTAGATTATTAATAATATTAGCTGTTTTAACTTTAATAGTTAGTTGTTCTTTCGAAAAAATGTTTTATTATCCTAACAAATCTCTAAATCGTCAAAAAGAAGCTGACAGTTTAGGATTTGAACATGTAAATTTTGCCTCAAAAAACAGAAATATTATTGACGGTTATTATGTAGCACCAATAGATTCTGCAATTGGAGCTATTTTACTTTTACATGGTAATGCTGGTAATATTTCTGATCAGATTTCAAGTTTGTTAATTTTACAGAAAGCAGGTTTCGAGGTATTAGTTATAGACTATCAGGGCTTTGGAAACTCACAAGGAGAAGTAAGCCATCAAAATCTAGTTGATGATGCTGAATGTGCTTTAATTTATTTAAAAGAAAAAACAAAAGGCAGAAATATTCCTATTGTCGTTTTAGGAAGATCAATAGGAGGGCATCTGGCTGTAAAAATTGCTCATGATCATCAAAAAGAAATAAAAGCTTTGGTTATTGAAGGAGCATTTACTAATCATCATGCAATTGCAGTTGAGATTTCACCTTTTTGGCTTCAACCATTTGCGCAAATACTTGTAAAATCAAAATATAAAGCTTCTACTCTAATTAAAGATATTTCTATACCAAAATTAATAATTCATAGTACAGAAGACGAAGTAATCCCATACTGGATGGGGACTGAACTTTATAACAATGCGCAATCACCAAAGGAATTCTGGGAAATAAAAGGTCGACATATTTATGGTATGTGGCTTTATACAGATGAGTACATGAGTAAACTAAAAAAACTTATTGTAAAATAA
- a CDS encoding Hsp20/alpha crystallin family protein, whose protein sequence is MLPRLRTFSPSLVDNFFNNDFFDNFISNNAPVYNRSIPAINIVESKENYRIEIANPGLDKEDFKIDLHNDLLTISGEKKNENEEKEEKFMRKEFNYTYFKRSFILPDSADAEKIEATHKNGILTVTINKKEEAKEKEPRQISVN, encoded by the coding sequence ATGTTACCAAGATTAAGAACATTCAGCCCAAGTCTAGTTGACAACTTTTTCAACAACGACTTTTTCGACAACTTTATTAGCAACAATGCTCCTGTGTATAACAGAAGTATACCTGCAATAAATATTGTTGAATCGAAAGAAAACTACAGAATTGAAATTGCAAATCCAGGATTGGACAAAGAAGATTTCAAAATAGATCTTCACAATGATTTGCTTACAATTTCTGGCGAAAAGAAAAATGAAAACGAAGAGAAAGAAGAGAAATTTATGCGTAAAGAATTTAATTACACATATTTTAAACGTTCTTTCATACTTCCAGATTCTGCAGATGCAGAGAAAATTGAGGCTACTCACAAAAACGGAATTCTTACCGTAACAATTAACAAGAAGGAAGAAGCGAAAGAAAAAGAGCCTCGCCAGATAAGTGTTAACTAA
- a CDS encoding MFS transporter: protein MLKLFNKNLGQLEKKTFRLHFVYSIIEGIIVGVLALNEFVFVKSLNGSDVSVGLLFQFSVFVLTFSVLLNEWSKRIKNQKRFIITVGLITRLPLFLLFLFPDNVGNLESNKIYHLVFLLIFLTYYLANPIIFPIINQLLKSSYRHEKFSQLYSYATIANKIVMMVVTFLYGVLLDQNENVYRYVFPVISVLGICSVWLLSGIKSTEDLNVIPSLPLWQSVKRSIKNMKSKMKLNKPFRDFEAAFMFYGFAFMGTVSVITIYFEKGLDLNYSSVAFYKNSYNLLAILLLPIFGRLMGKIDPRKFSAITFASLLFYLLFIAATSFFPYFSEIEGIRLYYTLFIAMLFNGVFAATMSLLWSIGSVYFCKTEEASEYQSIHLTFTGLRSFLAPLLGVWIYWLVGFTATFLTGVVLLAIAVGISLKSQRKYSL, encoded by the coding sequence ATGCTTAAATTATTTAATAAAAATCTAGGACAACTTGAAAAAAAAACATTCAGGTTGCACTTTGTTTACTCAATAATTGAAGGGATTATAGTTGGTGTCTTAGCTTTAAATGAATTTGTATTTGTAAAAAGTCTAAATGGAAGCGATGTTTCAGTTGGTCTGCTTTTTCAATTTTCAGTTTTTGTTTTAACGTTTTCAGTTTTATTAAATGAGTGGTCGAAACGAATTAAAAATCAGAAGCGATTTATTATTACAGTTGGATTAATTACAAGACTTCCACTTTTTCTGCTTTTTCTTTTTCCTGATAATGTCGGTAATCTTGAATCAAACAAAATATATCACTTAGTTTTTTTACTTATTTTTCTGACTTATTATTTAGCAAATCCTATTATTTTTCCAATAATAAATCAGCTACTCAAATCAAGCTATCGTCACGAAAAATTTAGTCAATTATATAGTTATGCTACAATCGCAAACAAAATTGTAATGATGGTTGTAACATTCTTGTACGGCGTTTTACTTGATCAGAATGAAAATGTATACCGTTATGTTTTTCCTGTAATTTCAGTTCTAGGGATATGTTCTGTATGGTTACTGTCAGGAATTAAATCAACAGAAGATTTAAATGTTATACCTTCTCTCCCGCTTTGGCAATCGGTAAAGCGAAGCATTAAAAACATGAAATCAAAAATGAAATTAAACAAGCCATTTCGCGATTTTGAAGCTGCTTTTATGTTTTATGGATTTGCATTTATGGGGACAGTATCCGTTATAACAATTTACTTTGAAAAAGGGCTCGACCTAAATTATTCAAGTGTTGCATTTTATAAAAACTCATATAATCTGTTAGCAATTTTATTGCTTCCCATTTTTGGAAGATTAATGGGAAAAATTGATCCCCGAAAATTCTCGGCAATTACTTTTGCATCCCTATTATTCTATTTATTATTTATTGCTGCCACATCTTTTTTCCCATATTTCTCGGAAATTGAAGGTATCAGATTATATTATACTCTATTTATTGCAATGTTATTTAATGGTGTATTTGCCGCAACAATGTCGTTGTTATGGAGTATAGGCTCTGTTTATTTCTGTAAAACTGAAGAGGCTTCCGAATATCAATCCATACATTTAACTTTTACCGGACTTCGTTCGTTTTTGGCTCCATTGCTAGGAGTTTGGATATACTGGCTAGTAGGATTTACAGCAACTTTTTTAACAGGTGTTGTATTATTAGCTATTGCTGTAGGTATTTCATTAAAGAGTCAGAGAAAATACAGTTTATAA